The sequence below is a genomic window from Haematobia irritans isolate KBUSLIRL chromosome 3, ASM5000362v1, whole genome shotgun sequence.
gaaaatgttcgattgtgataaaattttctatagaaataacaattttgcgaaaattttctatagaaataaaattttgacaaaactttgtatagaaataaaattttgcaaaaattttctatagacatacattttgagaacattttctatagaaataaagtctaaaaTTCGATCTTTCCCAATTTTTAGAAATCGACCACTACACATTTACATttacaatacatttttgacaactcTAGTTTTTGATTCTTATTACAACACCCAAAGCACGCTTCAAAATTCCATGTTCAATTATCCCTAGCGTTTTTCTTTTCGAGTCCTATCATTgttcactaaaatttttttccgattcCCACTCTAGGAATCATCTAAAATTTGTCATTAAGATTGAGCTAACGAAATTATTACATGAATACAATGAAattgttcataattttaatgaatttttgatataataacgaaaattttcgtaccattaatgaacattttcaatgTCGTAAGGAAATAATTTCCTTATGTTTTGATCCACCGAGACAATAAATTTAtcaaccaaaatgtttttcataaaaattgagcTAATGAAATCAGTTCATatatacaatgaaaatgttggttattataatgaatttttgatataataacgaacattttcataccaatgattttcattgtcttaaggaaataatttttttgtgtcaattaaaatatttcgttggaaaaaattgcaatattttctcttttctaattattctagaattatttttatattcttaTAAAAGAAATCAACataatatttatatgtattatattgtatttaattaatttatagttTCTTATACTACATTGTCATTTACCACGATAATAATTGCTTCCCTTCTCTCCCTTGTGCTGTTGTCTTGGGGATATCATCACTatcgtcatcatcgtcatcgtctTCGTTCTCAACAATATTCTCTACCTTATGCTAATGATGATGATCATCTTGAACAAAATCGACATTATCGTCTAtggcaattttcacaaaaattttatgatttttttacccTGGTGTCGCTGGTGATGGTACGTTTTCCTGCGCTTCGATGGATATGTGTGAAATTGTTAATGTGGTTTCCTGGAATTACTTTGCAACTGCTAGGCGAACGACCTGCCATTATAGCGCCACCAGAAAGTGAATGGTATCATGGACGTTTGGATCGCTATTCAGCTGAATCACGTTTACGTGGAAGCAGCAAATTGGGAAGCTATTtgggtaagttttttttttattttgttttgtttcgaagagaataattgctaaaaaactttaaaaagaattgaaaacaaccataaaaaattatgacaattaaattcttaagaagttttgttttgatatgtaaagaaaatcgattttttttttggaaatttcccaAGGTGTGGAGGATATTTTGTCCAATTATTCcatattgcaaaaaattcaattaatttcaacataaaacagttttccatgaaaatcaaaatttgtataaatcacGCAAGTgataaaatcaataaaacaattattatttctataaaaaattgtcaacattttatttcaatagaaaattttttcaaaattttattactatagaaaatttttgcaaaattttatttctatagaacattccagcaaaattgtatttctgttgaaaattgtgtcaaaattttatttctaaagaaatttttgtcaaaattttatttctatagaaaattttgtcaaaattttatttctatagaaaatttttgcaaaattttatttctaaagaaaattctgtcaaaattttatttctatggaaaattttgtcataattttatttctaaagaaaattttgtccaaattttatttctatagaaaattttgttaaaattgtatttctttagaaaattctgtcaaaattttgatatcttgaaaaaattttgtcaaaattttatttctatagaaaattttgtcaaaattttatttctatagaacattttgtcaaaattttatttctatagaaaattttgtcaaaattttttttgtttggaaaattctatcaaaattttatttctatagaaaattttgtcaaaattgaatttctacagatatcaaaattttgatatctttagaaaattttgtcaaaattttatttctttggaaaattctatcaaaatgtaatttctaaagaaaattttgtgaaaattttatttctatagaaaattttgtcaaaattttatttttatagaacattttgtcaaaattttatttctatagaaaattttgtcaaaatgttatttatatagacatttttgtaaaaattttatttctacagaaaatttttgcaaaattttatttctatagaaaattttgtttctatagaaaatattgtcaaaattttatttctatagaaaattctagcaaaattttatttctttggaaaattctatcaaaatgtaatttctaaagaaaattttgtgaaaattttatttctatagaaatttttgtaaacattttatttctatagaaaatttttgcaaaattttatgtctatagaaaattttgtctaaattttatttatatagaaaattttgtcaaaattttgatatctttagataattttgtcaaaattttatttctatagaaaattttgtcaaaatttcatttctttggaaaattccatcaaaattttatttcaatagaaaattttgtcaaaatgttatttatatagacatttttgtaaaaattttatttctatataaaatttttgcaaaattttatttctatagaaaattttgtttctatagaaaatattgtcaaaattttatttctatagaaaattctagcaaaattttatttctatagaaaataccagcaatattttatttctataaataattctagaaaaatttgatttctaaattaaattttgtcaaaattttatttctaaagaaaattttgtcaaaattttgatatctttagaaaattttgtcaaaattttatttctttggaaaattctatcaaaatttaatttctacagaaaattttgtgaaaattttatttctatagaaaattttatttttatagaacattttgtcaaaattctatttctatagaaatttttgtaaacattttatttctatagaaaatttttgcaaaattttatttctatagaaaattttgtctaaattttatttatatagaaaattttgtctaaattttatttatatagaaaattttgtcaaaatgttgatatctttaaataattttgtcaaaattttatttctatagaaaattttgtcaaaatttcatttctttggaaaattccatcaaaattttatttcaatagaaaattttgtcaaaatgttatttatatagacatttttgtaaaaattttatttctatataaaattgttgcaaaattttatttctacagaaaattttgtcaaaattttatttatatagaaaattttgtcaaaatgttgatatctatggaaaactttgtcaaaattttgatatctttagaaaattttgtcaaaattttatttctatagaaaattttgtcaaaatttcatttctttggaaaattctatcaaaattttatttcaatagaaaattttgtcaaaatgttatttatatagacatttttgtaaaaattttatttctatagaaaatttttgcaaaattttatttctatagaaaattttgtttctatagaaaatgttgtcaaaattttatttctatagaaaattctagcataattttatttctatagaatattccagcaatattttatttctataaataattctagaaaaattttatttctaaataaaattttgtcaaaattttatttctaaagaaaattttgtcaaaattttgatatctttagaaaattttgtcaaaattttatttctttggaaaattctatcaaaatttaatttctacagaaaatgttgtgaaaattttatttctatagaaaattttatttttatagagcattttgtcaaaattctctttctatagacatttttgtaaacattttatttctatagaaaatttgtcaaaattttgatatctatagaaaagtttgtcaaaattttgatatctttagataattttgtcaaaattttgtttctatagaaaattttgtcaaaatttcatttctttggaaaattctatcaaaattttatttcaatagaaaattttgtcaaaatgttatttatatagacatttttgtaaaaattttatttctatagaaaatttttgcaaaattttatttctatagaagatattgtcaaaattttatttctaaagaaaatgttgtcaaaattttgatatctatagacaattttgtcaaaattttgatatctttaaaaaatgttgtcaaaattttatttctatagaaaattctagcaaaattttattactatagaaaattttgtcaaaatttttttggttttaaatgTCTTCTTGTTCTTTTCAGTTCGTGAAAGTGATCGAAAGCCGGGCTCTTATGTTCTCAGCTATTTGGGTCGGACTGGTATCAATCATTTTCGGTAAGAATTATCTTAATTACTCCCAAACACGCTCTTCCTAATTAGCCACAATATTTTCTCTTGTGTATTTGTTCTTTTGTAGCATTACAGCCGTCTGTGGTGATTTCTATATTGGTGGCCGTCAATTCATCTCACTGAGTGATTTGGTTGGTTACTATACCTCATGCAGTGATCTATTGAAACGTGAACGTTTGGTATTTCCTGTACCACCACCCGAACCAGTCAATGATAAAAAGCGAGTGGTGGCCATATTGCCATATACCAAAATGCCCGATACCGATGAATTGAGTTTCCAAAAGGGCGATATCTTTTTCGTTCACAATGATATGGGCGATGGTTGGTTGTGGGTGACGGCTCATCGTACTGGTGAACAGGGTATGATATTCCGAGAGCTGGTAGAAGATTTAGATCCGGCCATAGATCCGAATACAGTATTTCCATGGTTTCATCCAAATTGCACCAAAAACGAGGCAGTTGATATGTTAGTCAAGGGTAAGAGGTTTTCGTTTGGAGAGATTGTTTCttggagaaattttattttatttttttcagctggtcctggtagttttttggttcgTCCCAGTGATAATTCACCGGGCGACTATTCACTGTTCTTCCATATCAATAATCAAATACAACGTTTTCGCATAGAAAAGAAAGGTGTTCGCTATCTCATGGGTGGTCGTACGTTTGAGTGTTTGGATGCCGTCATCAATCGCTATCGCAAGGAGCAAATCGTGGAGGGCCATTGTTTAAGTCATCCTGTGGTGAATGGCACACAACCTGAGTATAGTCAACAATATGTGGTGGAGAAGGCTGCCGAAAAGATCTATGCCACTCTAAGGGAATGCCGTGATCAAATTGGCCTTAAGAAAATCAAAGGCATCAAACACCATGGCCATTTGAATAAGAAATCCGATAAGACCGCCAAATGGAAGCAATTGTATTTTGCCTTGATCAGCGAATGCTCCGAGACTCATTTGTGTTTCTATGACAATCCTAAAAAGACTAAACCGAAAGGTCTAATTGATCTATCCTGTGCTTATCTCTATCAATGCCATGATTCTCTGTGGGAGCGTCCCTACTGCTTTCAGATAGTCGAAAGGGCTTTGCCCTGCCTGGCCACGGTAACCTACCTGTGTGCCCCTAGTCAAGAGAGTTATGTGGAATGGATAAATGCCCTAAAGGCCCAGTGTGCCTCCCAGCTGAGCAAAGCCCAAAAGAAGGTGCCACGTTTGAGGGAGCTACGCAGCCTTACTCTACATATTTTAGAAGCTCATAGACTGCCGTTTAAATTAGTGCCACATCCCTATTGTAGTATTTCATTGAATCAAGTTAAAGTGGGCAAAACAAAGGTCAAGATTGCCCCCGATCCAGTTTGGGAAGAGGAGTTTGTTTTGGAGTAAGTTAAGCCGAATTAAAAATTCTTCAAGAAATACTTTGTAAGCATCCATAATTTCTTTCAGTGATGTCCCACCAGATGTAGTCTCTCTAACCATTACCCTCATTTCGCGAGGCAAACGTGGCAAGGATAGTGAAGTTGCCGAATTGACCATTGATTTGGCCAGTTTGAAAAATGGCCAAGAGACCGAAGAATGGTATCAACTCACCGGCATGACTCCCATGGGTGAATGGGGCTCGTTGCGTTTGCGTATGCGTTACCTAGATGATCTCATTATGCCATGTGAAGAATATAGTCCTCTGCAGCAATTATTGCTCGAACCCGAGCTCTATTCCGTCAAGGCATTGGCCGAACTCTGCCATAATGATCGTGTACCCCTGGCCACGTCCTTGTTGCGTGTCTTCCGCCATGAAAAACGCGAAACAGAACTCATACGTGTTCTCTGTCAAGCGGAAATTGCGCGAGAAAATGAAACCACCACTCTATTCCGCGGTGCCAGTTTGGCCACCACTCTCATGGATTTGTATATGCGTACTGAATGTACGGGATTCCTACAGGAGGCAATTTCTGAGACTATCCAACGTATTATGGATAGTAAACAATCGGCCGAATTGAATCCCACCAAAATGGATGTTAACGATGATGCCTGCTCCAATGCTGAGTTCCTTTTGCAAATTCTCGATTTGGTTACACATTCGATTTTTACATCGCCGGAGGCGTGTCCCCGTTCGGTGCGTTACATTTGTAACTGTTTGCAAAAGGCCGTTGTGGCCAAATGGCCAACGGAACGTTTGGTGAGGACTCGAGTGGTATCGGGTTTTATTTTCTTGCGTTTGTTATGTCCTTCGTTGCTGAATCCACGTCAATTTGGTCTGGTCAGTGAGACACCGCCAACAGCAGCAACGAGATCATTGGTAATGGTGgctaaatgtttgcaaaatttagcgAATCTAATTGAATTTGGTGGAAAGGTAAGTACGGCCTTAAAAAGAGCTTAGGTTAGGTAGCTTTGCATGAGGCGATGAGGTTAAATAAAGAGTACTGAGAGGATCTCTCAAAACGGCCAGTGATAAGATTTTAGCGAGATCGTATAAAAAAGTCGTAAATTGACCTTTCAGCCAATCGACTAAAAAAAACGGAAAGTCAAAgtagacttttgattttttttaatgttatcctgatatcaacgcaggctgggatttcgtccaaattaatttttttttgtgaaaaatgagtCTGATCGACTgctgatttgaaattttgaagctGGAAACTCGGCAAAATGTCGAAAGttgtcataggttaggttaccgAGGATGTTCCTCAAACTTCGTTCCATCTTCCTCTTCGTGTCGGTCTTCGGATGCGCCTCGGTCCTCCACCCCGATGCCTTGATGAAAGCGAGAATACTCATCAGGCTGCATTCTTGTAAGTCGGTCatagtctgaaagaaataagagcccagtatcttgtttcttgtgaaagatagtgctggacactggcacaggaagtgaaaTGAGGCCGTTCATCGATAGAAGTTTCGCAGCTTTTGCAATAGTAAATATCTCCGCCTAAAAAATGCCGTATTTATCGTTCAACTTAAAGGACTCCTTAAGTTCCAACTCCTTACAGTATATTCCGCTGCCTGTACTCTCGGGCCATTTTCGAGCCGTCAGTATAGAAGTTGAGATTTCCAAAGTGTTTCGTCCCAGTCCTCTATGCTCGGGATAATTGAATCCAAGTTACTCTCATACATATGCCGTGTCGTCATATTGTCAGTTCTCATATGACGTCCGGCATAGACTATCAGTTCAGTGTGTCTACAGCCCGTGCTCTCGAATGAGTCCAGGCCCCCATTACGACAATGTCATCCGCATACGCCACCACTTTTATACCCCTATTACTCAGGACGCTAAGGGTCTCATCTACTATAATTAGCCAGAGCACAGGTGATATTACCCCACTCTGAGGAAGTCCTCTCGTCGTAGTCGCATGTCATTTGGAATCTGCTAATTCCGCTTCGATGCTCCTATGGCGTAGCATTGCCTCAATCCAGTTCGTTACGATCTCGCTCATACCATTTCTCTCTAGTGCAAGTAGTACTTTCTCGATCTTTGTGTTACTGAAGACGCCTTCAATATCCAGAAATACCCCCAATGTGTATTCTCCGCACGCTTTGCATTTCCCAATGTAAGACACTACAGAGTGTATCTCAGATTCCACCGATTTACCCTGTAAATAATCGTAATAATAATCGCAACAAACGGTGGTCCTTTTTGTTCAAAGTTTCAGAAAGTATTAATAATCggaatatcgatttttttttcaaatgtaaaaAGCTGAAAATTTAGAAtggtcaaatttttcaaaaatagaattgtcgaaattttgaaaaacaggataaattcaagtttccaatattttatatagacgaAACGTGGACCTTTgatgctttgacaaaatttaacaaaaaatgttaacaaaattttctatagaaaataattttgacaaaattttctacagaaataaaattttctatagaaacaaaattttgacaaaattttctatagaaataaaaattttacaaaattttctatagaaataaaattttgacaacattttctatagaaataaaaattttacaatttcgacaaaatgctctacagaaataaaattatgaaacaattttctatagagataaaatattgtcaaaattttctatagcgataaaaatttgaaaaaattttctatagatttaaaatgttgacaaaatttactatgaaaataaaattttgataaaattttctatggaaataaaattttgatacaattttctatagaaataaaattttgacaaaattttctatagatataaaaatcttggcaaaaatttctatagatacaaaaattttgacaaaattttctatagaaataaaatttgacattttctgtagaaataaaattttgacaaaattttctatatatctaaaaattctgacaaaattttctaaagaaataaaatttttacaaaattttctatagaaataaaatttttacaaaattttctacagaaataaaattatgacacaattttctattatgacacaattttctatagataaaattttgtcaacattttttaaagaaataaaatttttacaaaattctctatagaaataaaattttgacaaaattttctacgtaaataaaattttgacaaaattttctatagaaataaaattttgagacaattttctatagatataaaaatcttggcaaaaatttctatagaattaaaatcttgacaaaattttctatgaaaataaaattttgataaaactttctatggaaataaaatgttgacaaaattttctatagatctaaaaattttgacaaaattttctatagatctaaaaatttttacaaa
It includes:
- the vap gene encoding RAS p21 protein activator vap isoform X3, with product MADLMRLGNVDVVIQKDKLGSPIGGSDDGNLAGFGPGINNFGSSMNTGAGGGGGGGGGVAFDMGDLQQELDQDEFDGMNLINGERPAIIAPPESEWYHGRLDRYSAESRLRGSSKLGSYLVRESDRKPGSYVLSYLGRTGINHFRITAVCGDFYIGGRQFISLSDLVGYYTSCSDLLKRERLVFPVPPPEPVNDKKRVVAILPYTKMPDTDELSFQKGDIFFVHNDMGDGWLWVTAHRTGEQGMIFRELVEDLDPAIDPNTVFPWFHPNCTKNEAVDMLVKAGPGSFLVRPSDNSPGDYSLFFHINNQIQRFRIEKKGVRYLMGGRTFECLDAVINRYRKEQIVEGHCLSHPVVNGTQPEYSQQYVVEKAAEKIYATLRECRDQIGLKKIKGIKHHGHLNKKSDKTAKWKQLYFALISECSETHLCFYDNPKKTKPKGLIDLSCAYLYQCHDSLWERPYCFQIVERALPCLATVTYLCAPSQESYVEWINALKAQCASQLSKAQKKVPRLRELRSLTLHILEAHRLPFKLVPHPYCSISLNQVKVGKTKVKIAPDPVWEEEFVLDDVPPDVVSLTITLISRGKRGKDSEVAELTIDLASLKNGQETEEWYQLTGMTPMGEWGSLRLRMRYLDDLIMPCEEYSPLQQLLLEPELYSVKALAELCHNDRVPLATSLLRVFRHEKRETELIRVLCQAEIARENETTTLFRGASLATTLMDLYMRTECTGFLQEAISETIQRIMDSKQSAELNPTKMDVNDDACSNAEFLLQILDLVTHSIFTSPEACPRSVRYICNCLQKAVVAKWPTERLVRTRVVSGFIFLRLLCPSLLNPRQFGLVSETPPTAATRSLVMVAKCLQNLANLIEFGGKEQYMEVVNPFILKNKERMIVFLDQLSMVTDPNPPPGWNNEQSSNQSPQDTGRELATLHHICVSYLPELQELSNILSIKKLVTVTDMLTKHKLKYREMIS
- the vap gene encoding RAS p21 protein activator vap isoform X1 is translated as MQNLQKQLRDWQKRQTAKRFSVTLGDLMRLGNVDVVIQKDKLGSPIGGSDDGNLAGFGPGINNFGSSMNTGAGGGGGGGGGVAFDMGDLQQELDQDEFDGMNLINGERPAIIAPPESEWYHGRLDRYSAESRLRGSSKLGSYLVRESDRKPGSYVLSYLGRTGINHFRITAVCGDFYIGGRQFISLSDLVGYYTSCSDLLKRERLVFPVPPPEPVNDKKRVVAILPYTKMPDTDELSFQKGDIFFVHNDMGDGWLWVTAHRTGEQGMIFRELVEDLDPAIDPNTVFPWFHPNCTKNEAVDMLVKAGPGSFLVRPSDNSPGDYSLFFHINNQIQRFRIEKKGVRYLMGGRTFECLDAVINRYRKEQIVEGHCLSHPVVNGTQPEYSQQYVVEKAAEKIYATLRECRDQIGLKKIKGIKHHGHLNKKSDKTAKWKQLYFALISECSETHLCFYDNPKKTKPKGLIDLSCAYLYQCHDSLWERPYCFQIVERALPCLATVTYLCAPSQESYVEWINALKAQCASQLSKAQKKVPRLRELRSLTLHILEAHRLPFKLVPHPYCSISLNQVKVGKTKVKIAPDPVWEEEFVLDDVPPDVVSLTITLISRGKRGKDSEVAELTIDLASLKNGQETEEWYQLTGMTPMGEWGSLRLRMRYLDDLIMPCEEYSPLQQLLLEPELYSVKALAELCHNDRVPLATSLLRVFRHEKRETELIRVLCQAEIARENETTTLFRGASLATTLMDLYMRTECTGFLQEAISETIQRIMDSKQSAELNPTKMDVNDDACSNAEFLLQILDLVTHSIFTSPEACPRSVRYICNCLQKAVVAKWPTERLVRTRVVSGFIFLRLLCPSLLNPRQFGLVSETPPTAATRSLVMVAKCLQNLANLIEFGGKEQYMEVVNPFILKNKERMIVFLDQLSMVTDPNPPPGWNNEQSSNQSPQDTGRELATLHHICVSYLPELQELSNILSIKKLVTVTDMLTKHKLKYREMIS
- the vap gene encoding RAS p21 protein activator vap isoform X2, with product MPFHSFKSMESSSTSSSNTSLLMDTSTVGQLIRYHNGHKSSQTKTTTMKSTTTSSSTTSSHDDALIVAEEDDDDHDNHNLLVDLDNVDAIINYVIKMQYICSERPAIIAPPESEWYHGRLDRYSAESRLRGSSKLGSYLVRESDRKPGSYVLSYLGRTGINHFRITAVCGDFYIGGRQFISLSDLVGYYTSCSDLLKRERLVFPVPPPEPVNDKKRVVAILPYTKMPDTDELSFQKGDIFFVHNDMGDGWLWVTAHRTGEQGMIFRELVEDLDPAIDPNTVFPWFHPNCTKNEAVDMLVKAGPGSFLVRPSDNSPGDYSLFFHINNQIQRFRIEKKGVRYLMGGRTFECLDAVINRYRKEQIVEGHCLSHPVVNGTQPEYSQQYVVEKAAEKIYATLRECRDQIGLKKIKGIKHHGHLNKKSDKTAKWKQLYFALISECSETHLCFYDNPKKTKPKGLIDLSCAYLYQCHDSLWERPYCFQIVERALPCLATVTYLCAPSQESYVEWINALKAQCASQLSKAQKKVPRLRELRSLTLHILEAHRLPFKLVPHPYCSISLNQVKVGKTKVKIAPDPVWEEEFVLDDVPPDVVSLTITLISRGKRGKDSEVAELTIDLASLKNGQETEEWYQLTGMTPMGEWGSLRLRMRYLDDLIMPCEEYSPLQQLLLEPELYSVKALAELCHNDRVPLATSLLRVFRHEKRETELIRVLCQAEIARENETTTLFRGASLATTLMDLYMRTECTGFLQEAISETIQRIMDSKQSAELNPTKMDVNDDACSNAEFLLQILDLVTHSIFTSPEACPRSVRYICNCLQKAVVAKWPTERLVRTRVVSGFIFLRLLCPSLLNPRQFGLVSETPPTAATRSLVMVAKCLQNLANLIEFGGKEQYMEVVNPFILKNKERMIVFLDQLSMVTDPNPPPGWNNEQSSNQSPQDTGRELATLHHICVSYLPELQELSNILSIKKLVTVTDMLTKHKLKYREMIS